Proteins from a genomic interval of Candidatus Edwardsbacteria bacterium RifOxyA12_full_54_48:
- a CDS encoding 1-deoxy-D-xylulose-5-phosphate synthase, which translates to MYLEKINTPADLKELKLDQLDILAREVRERIIRVVSRNGGHLAPSLGTVELTIALHYVLDTPQDKLVWDVGHQAYAHKILTGRREQFDTVRTYKGLSGFPKRAESPYDNFDTGHASTSISAALGMACARDLNGENFRTVAVIGDGSLTGGLAFEGLNHAGQLKKNMLVILNDNRMAISKRVGALGQYLTKITTTPAYTNFEKNLWDFLGRLPANIGGPSRVAFRRLRQGFKNLIVPGLTFEELGYHYEGPIDGHDIAALVDVLRRIKDQPGPTFLHVLTVKGKGYEPAEENAEKFHGVGAFDPETGDPLSCKNICSYTEVFGKSLVELAKTDPRIVGITAAMPEGTGLDYFRRVFPDRFFDVGIAEQHALTFAAGLASQGFKPVVAIYSTFLQRGYDQIIHDIALQKLPVIMAIDRAGLVGEDGPTHHGPFDLSFLRCIPNLTVMAPQDEWELASMLRTALQIGGPAAIRYPRGPGFGVSLKNPDLIALGKAKITRPGKDGALLGIGIMSTVARQAADELAKEGLELEVVNARFVKPLDQETIIELLKRHKRILTLEENVRDGGFGSAVMELAEARGVSCQIKILSLPDEFIEAGPRNKLLEIYRLDRDGVIQAAREFFVR; encoded by the coding sequence ATGTACTTAGAAAAAATAAATACTCCGGCCGATCTTAAAGAGCTGAAACTGGACCAGCTGGACATCCTGGCCCGGGAGGTTAGGGAGAGGATCATCAGGGTGGTATCCCGCAACGGGGGACATCTGGCTCCCAGCCTGGGCACGGTGGAATTGACCATCGCTTTGCATTACGTGCTGGATACTCCCCAGGATAAATTGGTGTGGGACGTGGGCCACCAGGCTTACGCCCACAAGATACTGACCGGACGCCGGGAACAATTCGATACCGTTCGGACCTATAAGGGTTTGAGCGGTTTCCCCAAAAGGGCCGAGAGCCCCTACGATAATTTCGACACCGGCCACGCCTCGACCTCCATCTCCGCGGCACTGGGGATGGCCTGCGCCCGGGACCTGAACGGTGAAAATTTCCGGACGGTGGCCGTCATCGGGGATGGTTCTCTGACCGGAGGCTTGGCCTTCGAGGGGCTGAACCATGCCGGGCAGCTCAAGAAGAACATGCTGGTCATTCTCAACGACAACCGGATGGCCATCTCCAAGCGGGTGGGGGCCCTGGGGCAGTATCTGACCAAGATCACCACCACTCCGGCCTATACCAATTTTGAAAAGAACCTGTGGGATTTTTTGGGGCGGCTGCCTGCCAACATCGGGGGCCCGTCGAGGGTGGCCTTCCGGCGTCTGCGCCAGGGTTTCAAGAACCTGATCGTGCCGGGGCTGACCTTTGAAGAACTGGGATACCATTACGAGGGCCCGATAGACGGGCACGATATCGCGGCCTTGGTGGATGTTCTGCGGAGGATCAAGGACCAGCCGGGTCCGACCTTTCTGCATGTGCTGACGGTCAAGGGCAAGGGTTACGAGCCGGCCGAGGAAAATGCCGAAAAATTTCATGGAGTGGGCGCTTTCGATCCGGAGACCGGCGACCCGTTGTCCTGTAAGAACATCTGCTCCTATACCGAGGTATTCGGCAAATCTCTGGTGGAGCTGGCCAAGACCGACCCCCGGATAGTGGGTATTACCGCGGCCATGCCGGAGGGGACCGGGCTGGACTATTTTCGGAGGGTTTTCCCCGACCGCTTCTTTGATGTCGGCATCGCCGAACAGCACGCCCTGACCTTTGCTGCCGGGCTGGCGTCCCAGGGATTCAAACCGGTGGTGGCCATCTATTCCACTTTCCTGCAGAGGGGCTACGACCAGATCATCCACGACATAGCTCTGCAGAAGCTTCCGGTGATCATGGCCATAGACCGGGCCGGCCTGGTGGGCGAGGACGGCCCCACCCATCACGGGCCGTTCGATCTGTCGTTCCTGCGCTGCATTCCCAACCTGACGGTGATGGCCCCCCAGGACGAATGGGAGCTGGCCTCCATGCTGAGAACCGCCCTGCAGATCGGAGGGCCGGCGGCCATACGCTATCCCCGAGGCCCTGGTTTCGGGGTAAGCCTTAAAAATCCCGATTTGATCGCTTTGGGCAAGGCCAAGATCACCCGGCCGGGCAAAGACGGGGCTCTGCTGGGGATCGGCATCATGTCCACTGTCGCCCGGCAGGCGGCCGATGAACTTGCCAAGGAGGGGCTGGAGCTGGAGGTGGTCAACGCCAGGTTCGTCAAACCGCTGGATCAGGAAACTATAATCGAGCTTCTAAAGCGCCATAAAAGGATCCTCACCTTGGAAGAGAACGTGCGGGACGGCGGTTTCGGTTCGGCGGTGATGGAATTGGCCGAGGCCAGGGGCGTTTCCTGCCAGATAAAAATCCTGAGCCTGCCGGATGAGTTCATCGAGGCCGGCCCCAGAAACAAGCTTCTGGAGATCTACCGGCTGGACCGGGACGGAGTGATCCAGGCCGCCCGTGAATTCTTT